Within the Vibrio sp. DW001 genome, the region TTGTTCTTTTAAGCTTTGAACATACCCTTGGTCTTCACAGAAAGCGTCCAAATAAGTAAACACCACGTTTCCTTCTATCTGGCCAGAATCCTCGACCCTCACATGATTCGGATCTGTATACATCGACTTTACCGCAACACTTATCGCTTTAGGCGTGGAACCTAATGAGATCGTGTTTCCCATTGATTTGGACATTTTATTTTTGCCATCAGCGCTTGGTAACCTTGGCATATGACTAAGCAATGGTTCGCACTCAGTAAGGATCGGCCTGTTCGCGAGGCGATTGACCTTTCTAACAATCTCATTCGTCAGCTCAAGCATGGGAAGTTGATCATCACCCACGGGAACGGTATCAGCTCGAAACGCCGTGATGTCTGCCGCTTGAGAAATGGGATAGGTAAAGAAACCTGTAGGGATAGATCGACCGAAGCTTTTGGATTGGATCTCATTTTTTACAGTAGGGTTGCGTTCTAATCGCGCCACAGACACGAGGTTACTATAAAACATCGTAAGCTCTGCTAACGCTGGGATCTTAGACTGTAGACAAATAGTTGTTTTAGTGGGTTCAATACCCACAGCCAAATAGTCCGCTACTACATTCAAGATATTGCTCGATACTTTTTGAGGATCAAACGCATTGTCCGTAAGGCCTTGCATATCGGCGACTAAGATAGTTTGATTGTGATTATGTTGTAATACGACGCGAGGCTTAAGAGAACCAACGTAATGCCCTAGATGCAAAGCGCCTGTCGCTCTATCACCCGTTAAGATTGTCTTTTTCGATAATATTGTCATTTTTTATCTCCAGTTTATGTGCCACCGAAGATAATAAGAGGGAGAAATGGTTATCGTTTTTGTCCCCAGCTACCTTTCGGCGGCTAGTGAACACAATGATTCGACGCCGCTCTAAAAAGAGCGCCACCAATTAATAAGATGTGAAGAAACAGTCGTGATTTTAATTTTATTCATAGTCTTTCAAACTATCAGAGCGGCACTTAGCTGTCAAAGATAAATAGATCGTCATCTAAACAACTAAATGTACTCAAGAAAATGAGCGCCTCATTACCAAAATTCGATATCGTCAAAGTACGACAATATTTGAAGCTTACTTTATATCAGTAATCAATTTTACCGATTAAAATTTTTTAGTAAAAAGCCATAATTGCAGAGCGAAGTTTAGAATGCTAAACTCCTGCGGAAAATTACTTCGTATAATCCCAATGATATGGTTTGGGAGTTTCTACCAAGGGCCAATAACTCTTGATTATGAAGTCTGTAACTTTATTTACCACCAATAAAGGTAGAGGCTCATGAACTATTTTAACCTGCCAAAAATCGATCTTCACTGTCACCTTGACGGAAGTGTTCGTCCACAAACTATTATTGATCTCGCTAACCAACAAGACTTAAGCTTGCCGAGTAACGACATCAATGTAATTCGCTCAATGATGATTGCACCTGAAACCTGCCAGAACCTTGACGAGTATTTGATGCGATTTGAACTTCCGCTTTCTGTCATGCAAACTGAATATGGCATCGAACGTATCGCTTTCGAGGTCTTTGAAGACGCAGCAAAAGAGAACGTAAAGTACTTAGAAGTTCGCTTTGGACCATTACTACACCTTCAGAATGGTCTTAACCTTGACCAAGTATTACGCAATGCAATTAAAGGCATGAAAAAGGCTGAAGAACAGTATGATATCAAAGGCAATTTCATTCTTTCAGTATTAAGACATATGCCTAAAGATAGAATTAATGAGGTTATTGATGCCGGCGCAAAGTACTTGCATAACGGCGTCATTGCATTCGACATAGCGGGTAGCGAAGTACCAGGATTCAGTCATGAGTTCGTGCCTTATGCAAAGTATGCCGAAGACAATGGGTATCGAATTACGATTCATGCGGGTGAGCAAGGTGATGGTCAAAATGTACACGATGCCGTCTCACTGTTAAATGCTGAACGTATCGGTCACGGTATTGGTATTAATGCTCACGAAAGTGCCTATAAATTGGTTAAAAACGACGCAGTTGTACTGGAAACATGCCCCAGCAGCAATATCCAAACCAAAGCAGTCGATAAACTTAGCAACCACCCGTTAGAAGCTTTCTATAAAGATGGTTTACTCGTTACTATAAACACCGATAACCGTACCGTTTCCAATACCACAATGACGGAAGAAGTTCGTAGAGTTATGGAGGAGTTTCAACTACGTCGTGAAGACTATTTTGAAATCTATAGAGTAAGCGTAGAACGTTCATTCGCCTCCGATTCTGTAAAACAATATTTGTTAACCTTCGCAGAATAAACCCACATTTGTATTACGAACTTATAAAATGGTGAGTTAAATGCCCTCACCGCTTTATGCCCTTCATTAGAAGCTTCTGACTTAGTGATTTATTGCACCTCTCGAATATAATTTACGAGTGTCGTCTGTAATAAATGTCCACAACAACCTTATGGTTCTTGGATGAAAGGTTAAATCCTGCTCAATTCACTTTCATAACACAGTACTCAATCACATATATGCAAATATACACGTGGTCAAACTGCGCTGCGTTTGCTAAGTTTAAGTGACACAGTGATTGAAAAGGTATAATTATATGAAAGTAAATGTTCAAACACATCACGTTTCAATTAATGACGACTCACGTAAAGAAATTGAAAGTAAATTTGAGAAGGTATCCGCTCACTTTCCACAACTCATCAGCAGCGACATCATCATTACCAAAGAGCATGGACAATACGATGTGGAAATTTTTACCAATTATGAG harbors:
- the trpS gene encoding tryptophan--tRNA ligase; translated protein: MTILSKKTILTGDRATGALHLGHYVGSLKPRVVLQHNHNQTILVADMQGLTDNAFDPQKVSSNILNVVADYLAVGIEPTKTTICLQSKIPALAELTMFYSNLVSVARLERNPTVKNEIQSKSFGRSIPTGFFTYPISQAADITAFRADTVPVGDDQLPMLELTNEIVRKVNRLANRPILTECEPLLSHMPRLPSADGKNKMSKSMGNTISLGSTPKAISVAVKSMYTDPNHVRVEDSGQIEGNVVFTYLDAFCEDQGYVQSLKEQYQRGGLGDGTTKKILEECLQELLLPIRQRREAFLADRQELANILRAGTDAANAQANEVLSDVKDIYGLNIF
- the add gene encoding adenosine deaminase produces the protein MNYFNLPKIDLHCHLDGSVRPQTIIDLANQQDLSLPSNDINVIRSMMIAPETCQNLDEYLMRFELPLSVMQTEYGIERIAFEVFEDAAKENVKYLEVRFGPLLHLQNGLNLDQVLRNAIKGMKKAEEQYDIKGNFILSVLRHMPKDRINEVIDAGAKYLHNGVIAFDIAGSEVPGFSHEFVPYAKYAEDNGYRITIHAGEQGDGQNVHDAVSLLNAERIGHGIGINAHESAYKLVKNDAVVLETCPSSNIQTKAVDKLSNHPLEAFYKDGLLVTINTDNRTVSNTTMTEEVRRVMEEFQLRREDYFEIYRVSVERSFASDSVKQYLLTFAE